One Sphaerisporangium krabiense DNA segment encodes these proteins:
- a CDS encoding NAD(P)H-binding protein, giving the protein MIVVTAATGQLGRLVMEGLLATVPADQLVAAVRNPAKAADLAERGVQVREADYDRPETLANVFGAGDRVLLISGPDLGTRVAQHKAVVDAAAAAGVALLAYTSVLQADISPLAVAPDHRATEEYIRASGVPYSFLRNGWYSENYHAAIINGAEHGVIVGSAGDGLIASATRADYAAAAVAVLIGAGPGEVENHDNTVYELSGDVGWTMRELAVEVGAATPREVVYQNLSPEEYARVLAATGMPEPVAELYAAMDVDISRGALSATPGDLHKLIGHPSTHIRETVAALFPRP; this is encoded by the coding sequence ATGATCGTCGTCACCGCCGCGACCGGTCAGCTTGGCCGGCTCGTCATGGAAGGCCTGCTGGCCACCGTGCCCGCCGACCAGCTCGTCGCCGCCGTACGGAATCCCGCGAAGGCCGCCGACCTCGCGGAACGGGGAGTCCAGGTCCGGGAGGCGGACTACGACCGGCCGGAGACCCTGGCGAACGTCTTCGGCGCCGGCGACCGCGTGCTGCTGATCTCCGGCCCCGACCTCGGCACCCGGGTCGCCCAGCACAAGGCCGTCGTGGACGCCGCCGCCGCTGCCGGCGTGGCCCTGCTCGCCTACACCAGCGTGCTCCAGGCCGACATCAGCCCGCTCGCCGTCGCCCCCGACCACCGGGCCACGGAGGAGTACATCCGCGCCTCGGGCGTGCCGTACAGCTTCCTGCGCAACGGCTGGTACAGCGAGAACTACCACGCCGCGATCATCAACGGCGCCGAGCACGGCGTCATCGTCGGCAGCGCGGGCGACGGGCTCATCGCCAGCGCCACGCGGGCCGACTACGCCGCCGCCGCCGTCGCCGTGCTGATCGGCGCGGGCCCCGGCGAGGTCGAGAACCACGACAACACCGTGTACGAGCTGTCGGGCGACGTCGGCTGGACCATGCGCGAGCTCGCCGTCGAGGTCGGCGCCGCCACGCCCCGCGAGGTCGTCTACCAGAACCTGTCGCCCGAGGAGTACGCGCGCGTCCTGGCCGCCACGGGCATGCCCGAGCCGGTCGCCGAGCTGTACGCCGCGATGGACGTCGACATCTCCCGCGGCGCCCTCTCCGCCACCCCCGGCGATCTGCACAAGCTCATCGGCCACCCCAGCACCCACATCCGCGAGACCGTCGCGGCCCTCTTCCCCCGCCCCTGA
- a CDS encoding winged helix-turn-helix transcriptional regulator: protein MEKQGTKARRARASHTRAGREPVVADGRDACARDEDVRAPDEHDEVAFDVFARGCPSRETMEHLTGRWGILAMAALADGTYRFNALRRRVDGVSEKMLAQTLQALERDGMVHRAAQPSIPPKVEYSLTPLGREAARRLAGLIEWLEGEMPEVMTSRAVYDTAKSAAPRS from the coding sequence ATGGAAAAGCAGGGCACGAAGGCGCGGCGGGCGCGGGCGTCGCACACGCGCGCCGGGCGGGAGCCGGTCGTGGCGGACGGGCGGGACGCGTGCGCGCGCGACGAGGACGTGCGCGCCCCCGACGAGCACGACGAGGTCGCCTTCGACGTGTTCGCGCGCGGCTGCCCGTCCCGCGAGACCATGGAGCATCTCACCGGCCGCTGGGGCATCCTCGCCATGGCCGCGCTCGCCGACGGCACCTACCGCTTCAACGCCCTGCGCCGCCGCGTCGACGGCGTCAGCGAGAAGATGCTGGCCCAGACCCTGCAAGCCCTCGAACGCGACGGCATGGTCCACCGCGCCGCCCAGCCCAGCATCCCGCCCAAGGTCGAGTACAGCCTCACCCCGCTCGGCCGCGAGGCCGCGCGCCGCCTGGCCGGGCTCATCGAATGGCTGGAGGGCGAGATGCCCGAGGTCATGACGTCCCGCGCCGTCTACGACACCGCGAAGAGCGCCGCACCCCGCTCCTGA